The following proteins are encoded in a genomic region of Ornithodoros turicata isolate Travis chromosome 6, ASM3712646v1, whole genome shotgun sequence:
- the LOC135398734 gene encoding lysine-specific histone demethylase 1A-like produces the protein MNPSWNRSAEERRQNFQAIAETATRDNNTKGSEERRKSRKKKRKPEPRQDADKHETENVRPNEDDADSDLEDLSGLEGAAFQSRLPFDKMTAQEAACFPDIVQGAPQTQKIFLHIRNRLLQLWLENPKQQLLFENALPHLESPYNSDAPLVLRIYSYLLRQGLINFGVYERLKGPPLQKHGKVIVIGAGISGLVAAQQLQQFGMEVLVLEARDRVGGRIATFRKGSYVADLGAMVVTGLGGNPVTILSKQIKIELHKIRQKCPLYESNGNTVPKDKDEMVEREFNRLLEATSFLSHQLDFNYVQSKPVSLGQALEWVIKLQEKHVKEKQIQHWKAILELQEKLKGNHNEMVRVHEQIQELNRTHKESSEIKQRDVTQEFVHRSRLHELNLICQEWDKLLEQQKELEDKLQELEASPPSDVYLSSRDRQVLDWHFANLEFANATPLNNLSLKHWDQDDDFEFTGSHLTVRNGYSCMPVALAEGLDIRLNTAVKQVHITSTGAEVTVMNTRNSSGLTSYKADAVLCTLPLGVLKQSVINSPTLLNTVQFVPPLPEWKAAAIQRLGFGNLNKVVLCFDRVFWDPNANLFGHVGSTTGSRGELFLFWNLYKAPVLLALVAGEAATIMENVSDDVIIGRCIAVLKGIFGNQAVSQPRETVVTRWRADPWSRGSYSFVATGSSGNDYDILAAPVTPSHVTPSPPRLFFGGEHTIRNYPATVHGALLSGLREAGRIADQFLGCPYAPV, from the coding sequence ATGAACCCTTCGTGGAATCGATCTGCAGAAGAACGGAGGCAGAACTTTCAAGCAATCGCCGAAACAGCCACACGGGACAACAACACAAAGGGTTCCGAAGAGCGTCGGAAATCGCgcaagaagaaaaggaagccGGAGCCAAGGCAAGATGCGGACAAACATGAAACGGAGAACGTCCGTCCAAACGAAGACGACGCCGACAGCGATCTTGAAGACCTGAGCGGCCTGGAAGGCGCTGCTTTCCAAAGCAGGCTGCCTTTCGACAAGATGACTGCACAGGAAGCAGCCTGCTTTCCAGACATAGTCCAAGGAGCTCCACAAACTCAAAAAATATTCCTACATATTCGTAACCGGCTTTTGCAGCTGTGGCTAGAGAATCCCAAGCAACAGTTGCTTTTCGAAAATGCCTTGCCACACCTGGAATCGCCCTATAACAGCGATGCTCCCTTAGTTCTAAGGATTTATTCCTACCTGCTGAGACAGGGACTCATTAACTTTGGAGTATATGAGCGTCTCAAGGGGCCCCCACTTCAAAAACACGGAAAGGTCATCGTCATTGGTGCAGGTATTTCGGGTCTCGTCGCTGCTCAACAGCTCCAACAGTTCGGCATGGAAGTTTTGGTCTTGGAAGCGAGGGACAGAGTTGGAGGCCGAATCGCGACTTttcggaaaggctcctatgtAGCCGATCTAGGCGCCATGGTTGTCACCGGGCTGGGTGGAAACCCAGTGACAATTTTAAGCAAGCAGATCAAGATTGAACTGCACAAGATTCGACAAAAGTGCCCACTGTATGAATCCAATGGAAACACTGTGCCCAAAGATAAAGACGAGATGGTAGAAAGGGAATTCAACCGCCTTTTGGAAGCAACCTCCTTTCTCTCTCACCAACTGGACTTCAACTACGTCCAGAGCAAACCAGTATCCCTGGGACAGGCGCTTGAGTGGGTCATTAAACTTCAAGAGAAGCATGTCAAAGAAAAGCAGATCCAACATTGGAAAGCAATCCTTGAACTGCAGGAGAAGCTGAAAGGAAATCACAATGAAATGGTTCGAGTACACGAACAAATCCAAGAACTCAACCGCACCCATAAAGAGTCGAGCGAGATTAAACAACGCGACGTGACGCAGGAGTTTGTACATCGAAGCAGGCTTCATGAACTGAACCTCATCTGTCAGGAGTGGGACAAACTACTCGAGCAGCAAAAGGAACTTGAAGATAAACTCCAGGAACTGGAGGCGTCTCCACCGAGTGACGTCTATCTTTCGTCACGCGATAGGCAAGTCCTCGACTGGCACTTTGCCAACCTCGAGTTTGCAAATGCGACCCCTCTCAATAATCTCTCTCTCAAGCACTGGGACCAAGATGATGACTTTGAATTCACTGGGAGCCATTTGACCGTACGAAACGGCTACTCTTGCATGCCCGTTGCACTTGCCGAAGGCCTTGACATTCGCCTTAACACAGCAGTCAAGCAGGTGCACATCACGAGCACAGGTGCTGAAGTGACTGTCATGAATACCCGTAACAGTTCAGGTCTCACCAGTTACAAGGCGGACGCAGTTCTCTGCACCTTGCCGTTGGGTGTTCTGAAGCAGTCGGTCATTAACAGTCCGACGCTTCTCAACACCGTTCAGTTTGTGCCTCCGTTGCCGGAATGGAAAGCTGCAGCGATACAGCGTCTTGGCTTTGGAAacttaaataaagttgttctgtGTTTTGACCGAGTCTTCTGGGACCCCAACGCCAACCTTTTTGGACACGTCGGAAGTACAACCGGAAGTCGTGGTGAACTATTTCTATTCTGGAATCTCTACAAGGCACCTGTGCTCCTAGCTCTTGTTGCTGGTGAAGCGGCCACAATTATGGAGAATGTCAGCGACGATGTCATTATCGGTCGCTGCATCGCAGTTCTCAAGGGGATCTTTGGTAACCAAGCCGTTTCTCAACCGAGAGAAACAGTTGTGACACGATGGCGTGCCGACCCTTGGTCCCGGGGTTCCTACTCCTTTGTGGCAACCGGTTCCTCCGGCAACGATTACGACATCTTGGCTGCACCGGTGACGCCCAGCCACGTCACTCCGTCACCCCCGAGGTTGTTTTTTGGTGGAGAGCATACGATCCGGAACTATCCTGCGACTGTACACGGAGCCCTGCTGAGCGGTTTGAGGGAGGCTGGGAGAATAGCTGACCAGTTCTTGGGCTGTCCGTACGCTCCCGTGTGA